CCTAATGTCATTCTGCCTTTTTGATAGTTTGGTATTATCTGAATTCATTATAAGAGGAAGATGAGCATACTGCGGAGGAGACCAACCAAAAGCCCTAAAATTGataattgaatatttatttgtaaatactTAGACGTAATAATAGGgtaatgaattaaaaattttacttgtaAAGTAGTAAATGTTTAGGTGTTGAAATTTGCCATTCAACTCCTCTCAAAACATGTGTAATTTCCATAAAATGATCATCAACTACATTGGCAAAGTGGTAAGTAGGGAAACCATCACTTTTAAGAATTACTGGATCACCTTCATTTTGAGCATCATAGATAATGTCTCCATAGATCAAATCTTTAAAAGGTTCAGGTGTCGGCGTAagctataaataaaatttattactaaaaaatccaaatattgaatttaaaaagtaattaaacATGTTCAAACCTTAAATCTAATACAATATTGTTCTCCTCTTTTAAGTTTATCTTTGACTTCCTGATCAGTCAAGTGCCTACATCTATTGTCATACTTGGGAGTCTGTCTTTCCTTCACTGCTGCCTTTCTCAGTATTTCCAATCTACGCTCAGAACAGAAACACTTGTATGCCGAGCCAttgtttaacaataatttcaCTTGTTCTTTATAAATATCTATTCGTCTTGATTGAATGTAAGGCCCAAAAGGACCTTCTCGTATGGGATCCTCATCAGGGATAATGCCAGCCCATATCAAATCATCGTGTAGCTGTTCCATTGCTCCAGGAACAACCCTGGTCTGATCTGTATCTTCAATCCTTAGAATAAAAGTACCATTTTGCGAGCgagcaaataaataattataaagtgCTGTCCTTAGTCCACCAAGGTGTAAATAGCCTAAAAATAAGGACCAACAAATTAAAACAGATACTCGAGAAATAGCGAAATCCCATAAATAGGTATAAGTATTTCAGTAGTTTGATAATAAACTATACTTGCAAACGACGAATTATTCATACAAACCTGTTGGACTCGGAGCGAACCTCACTCGACAGTGCGACTTTTTGTAAAACCGCCTCACCGTCACTTGGCAATTCCACGTCGACCTCAACATGTTCCGATGCATCTTCAAAATCGCACGCGAGTTGCCGCAAAAagtgtgcgtgtatataaatatacttataGTTCAACGTTTCAACACGTGCTCGAAGCGTGTACCTCGTCCGCTTGTCGAATTGTATTGTATTTCACGGCCGCTTCTCGCGGTGTCGACCAAGCGTTCTCACTATTACCCGACTGTGAAAAGCGGAACTTTTCAGCattttccaaataattatATTGCTTTAACACGAACACGGTTAAGTAATTGATACTCGACTATACGAGCAAACACGAGGTGTGGGATACTTGTGGCCATATATAACGTGAAAACGAGCTAACGACGCTTAGGCCCCCTGTACTGGGCTCTGACAAGCTACCAAGATGCCCACGGAAAATCACCCACTATATTCTCTGCGTCTCTGGACTCTGCCTGTGCCTGATGAgacagtttatttttttcttttttcgagtGGAACGTAAGTAGTGATAAGCAGCAACGTAAGCGATTATTAGTAATTATATTACCCTGTTTAGGAttgcttaaaataattaagctgacATAagttatttgaatttaattgttttccGACCCTAGCAGACGACTATTATGTGAGATGGCTCGAAACGCATGCGCGGCGCGcacatatatctatatatgtatatctataggtATATGTGGCAATAACGGCGACGAGACGTcaactatatacatatattaggCTGCGTCCACAATTGAGCGTATACGTTAGGGTTTACAAGGAGTTTACGTAGAACATAACGTTTTGGGCAGTACTGCCAATCCACTGTAGCAGACTGCAGTTGAAACGAAGGAACACACCtgctcaaaatttaacctataaaaatgtttaaatttgaattgtatggtaataaattgtaaaattcttttttcaaataaaattataaaattttgtaagagaatgtattataacaaattagtttctgattaaaaaaaaggtctaccactgtctcaaaaaaggaaaggagaataaaaaataacgcacattaccaaatgaaaaatttattattataattagttaaATAGCATAGGAAATGATTGTATGATTATGTTCTTCATTGTATAAGTAAGCGATTAATAGCTTCAAACTGAAAGACGAAtcatacgtattttattttaaaataacttgaaattttgctCATGCTAAAATTTTGTCCAGCTTatagtttataattaattgaacatAGTTTTGACATTAAATTTGGTTTACAATATATTGCTTCAATCTTCAGAAAAGCCATTTTGAATTGATGTCTTGCAAATAAGTATCGATGGGCAGTTTTGTATAATTGTTCTCTATGACTCTTTACTATTCGATATTCTTgatgataaaaaatcaataatattttttttctcagagctGCCTTAGAAGGGAGGAATACAAAAATAGCTGTACTATTGATACAAAGGGAAGCCCCTCCACCTCCTGGTACTGAAGATATGGTAGCTACAGAGCGAGCAACTGCACTTTGTGCTGCATGCGAGTTACCAGCAAAaactctttattttttaccttATGCAGACCATTTATTAGGCTACACATTTAGgtacataatttttattatagcaGCAGTAGTTTTTTAAGtcagtaaataaaatatttgtgtttattattttagattagagcatattttatacaaCTTAGCCCAAAGTTTTTATCATCAAGAATATCGAATAGTAAAGAGTCATAGAgaacaattaaacaaaactgcCCATCGATACTTATTTGCAAGACATCAATTCAAAATGGCTTTCTGAAGATTGAAGCAATATATTGTAAACCAAATTTAATGTCAAAACTatgttcaattaattataaactatATGCTGGACAAAAttagttattttaaaataaaatacgtattcaagttattttaaaataaaatacgtatgaTCCGTCTTTCAGTTTGAAGCTATTAATCGCTTACTTATACAATGAAGAACATAATCATACAATCATTGCCTTTCATTTGGAAATGTGCGTTATTTTGTAttctcctttccttttttgagacagtggtagaccttttctttaatcagaaactaatttgttataatacattctcttacaaaattttataattttatttgaaaaaagaattttacaatttattgcCATACAactaatttaaacatttttataggttaaattttgagcaGGTGTGTTCCTTCGTTTCAACTGCAGTCTGCTACAGTGGATTGGCAGTACTGCCCAAAACTTTATGTTCTACGTAAACCCTAAAGTATACGCTCAATTGTGGACGCAGCCTGAAAACTACATAACCTAACCCGATCCAGCACAGACAGCAGAGATATAAGCGACCTGTAAGCACACTAAAGCACAGTGTCATCTAGTATTGCTTTTATCCTGCGAAgcatgtttattatttaattgtttaCAGTATAGAACTTCATTGTGTCTTTTTAAAGTCGCAAAATGGAGTATAAATCGCCGGCGAAAGGTCCGTCGAACGAAGAAGTCATCAAGGAGTTGACGAAGGATCTAGAAAAGTCGTGTGTGCGCGAGGAATGTGTAAATAAGGACCGTGAGCAGCCCTACGATATTAATAACGACGATGACAAGACGAAAGAGGATGATGATTGTAGTTCCAAGGCCTGTGAGGTCGACGAAATTCAGAATGATTTGGAAGAGGATGAGTATTTTGTCGACGAGGTTGCTTTGAAGGATAGGGATTTGGAACTTACAGAGGAGCAAAGACAGGTTAGCAAAAGATTTATGAATTCATAACTTGTGTTATTTTTGAGTAGCGAGATTAAAGATACTTTTCAGAGAAAACTTGGGTGTTTTTGTTCTTCTAGGAGTTGAAAATTCAATCCGAACATCTTAAGAGTAAGGGTAATAGTTTATTCCGTGAAGGAGAGTATGTTAACGCAACGTTTACTTACACAGAAGGTTTGCGCACATGCCCTTTGATCtttgagaaagagagagccaTTCTCTTTGCCAATCGAGCAGCAGCCAAAGCCAAATTTATGGTATGTCAGGGTTTTGCTTGATTAGAATACATTTTTTGAAGTGATTGACTTTTCATCATGTTTCTCAATTCCAGCCAGATAAGATTTCAGCAATAGCAGACTGCACAAAAGCAATAGAATTAGATCCAGTTTATGTGAAAGCCTATCTGAGAAGAGCTCACTTTTACGAAGAAGCAGATAAACTTGATGAAGCCTTAGCAGATTATaaaaaagtcttgacttttgATCCTGCCCACACGGAATCGATTTGTGCCATAAAGGTAGagctaaattatttataacacTGAGCAATTAtaattgagagagagagagagagagagagagagggagagagagagagagagagagagagagagagagagagagagagagacagacagaaagctaattatttttgtctttACTTTCAAACAGAAATTAGAACCAATGATACAAgagagaaatgaaaaattgaaagaagAGATGCTTAGCAAATTAAAAGATCTTGGAAACATGATTCTCAGACCTTTTGGTTTGTCcacaaataattttcagatGCAGAAAGATGAATCAAGTGGTGGTTATTCAGTGAAATTTAATCAGAATCCTACATAAACAATGTTCATTCAATAAATGTGAATTTTATTCACTCATAAGGTAAAAATTATGCTGTAACATTCGTACTCtgttcataaaaatataaatgcatTACTGCGTGATAAAGACTTTTAACAGgttcatttataaaaaaagaacaactaAACGAATGCTACAAGATTTCTGTAAATGTTTTTGTTGATGGCTTAGTGGAGATTCGACTTAGCCCGTTTCACAAATAAGCCTTTCCACGTTGGCAGGATGATATtataagtttttataaatacatatgaaaaaaataaattaaaatcgtAATTGTGCATAAAGCGTTCGTATttcatgtaaataaaaaacttcaATAACAACATATTTGTTACTTTTCTAATTGTCCAAAATAACAgagtatttaattttttaataaagtattacttaattaattaaatcattGATACTTACTTAATTAAACTTTGAGAATTTTTATCTAACATTACAGCAGTTACTTTTGTGACTTCAAAGCTAACATAcataaattaatgtttttatttaattaatttagatGAATTTAAGTAATAGAAGTATACAAaagatgaaaatatttttgactaaataataaaaattgatttctcTTAAAATGACCGACAATAGGAATAATAGACAAGGCCACACTTTTCAGCATAACGATGTACTTGTGCATATGCAATAATTATGGGAAAAACATGAAAATTTTTGGAATTTTCGAAGTCACgaaattcgtattttttcCATGCTTTCTCCATATATCGACTACAAGTATGtacttttgaccaaatcaagcatttttaaccattttttatttagtttttttgtaatttcatcCTATACTGATATACATTATCTGTTTGCGCCTTCAGAGCCGTTGAACAATTGCAAGTTGTTAAAAAGCATTTCACGCGTGTTGAAAAAGTTTTGCATTATTTTAAACACATATAGAATTAGAAATTTTCTATTGCAGCCCGTGCGTGCCCtatacttaattattttgcctTGTCTCTCTCATTTCTAGACTTCCCATCAGGAAGGGattttttcgcgttttttctcaCATACACGTATCTACATGATCCTAAATAATAGAACCTAATTTATAGAGTTTTATCTAGTatacttataataaaatacccgACTTATAATCTTATTTTCTGATCTAAGAGATTTAATTCCAAACATTTatgattaaattatttctttctcgaaaacttgaaaaaatgaaattgtcTCCTTTTTGAAACGATGTAGTAGTTTTgttcaataaaattaaatatagttaTTCAAATCAAATTAAGAACTTGATTTAAgctcaaaataaaaacaaaatgaaatgtTTCAATACTACAAGCAGAACTGGTTGCGAAAAGAAGAGAGACATATATGGTATCTGAATCACTTTATTGTCACACGCCATATCTGGCTTTGGGGGGCATCTTTCATCGGATAATCTTATAATGGTTGCAGCGTTTTTCTTTCGACAAAAGTATTACCCCTATCTGACGTACGCTCGATCTTCCTCTGTCGCTCGCAAATCTCGCTTTTCGTACTTCATCATAACCGTGTGTAACCTTCTAAACTGCACGAAATCTCTCGACGTCTATTCTCAGCAGTAAACGAAAACGAATTCGAATGATTGTCCGTATAAAAAACAGTTATTCTACAAGTTAGTATATAAAGTAACGTAAATACTTGGACAATTTTCATAGTAAAGAGTCAATGGAATCCAATGGAATAGaactttttaaaatgaattttcacaAAATACTTTACCAATTGCAAATTGTATGAATACTCGCAAAATCAAGATTCATTCCTTTTCGTTTACACGGCTCATTTCTCCTACTTTGCGtttgaatatttattcaaaatcgtTCTAAAATCATCTCGTtcctgatttttttttatttattttgttaaaagtTAATTAGTATATAGGTACAAAGtcagatattaattttttcattcgttattaacatatatttatatattatttacgtGTGATCTTTTGACGCGTGtcgttttatatttatataatatatgcagCAAGTGTCTGTTCgtcgatattttattttatcattttttatacCTAACATAGTTTCTTCAtttgtttcatttatttattcgtcACCTAATATCGAGGCATGCCTTATATGTACACTAAATATTATCGTCACCGTAAAGGGCGAGAAATTTGTTCCcccatttgaaaattttgaaagttcTGCTATAGTTATACgtttgtgtgtatgtttgtctCGTATGAGCATCTCTCATTTTACCGGTTTACAGCTTTCTCAAACAATATAATTTATCGTGAGCGAAGCGTCGCCGGGGACAGATGTCTGGAACTTCGAAGTGCGTTTCGTCTTGCTTAGTTGCTTTAAGACCCCTCTCCACACTCGATATAGTTatactaatatatatatatgtgtgtgtgtatgtgtgtgtgtgtgtatatatatatatatatatatatatatattatatatacatagtaAACGGAGAAAAATTATGGTCTCGTTGCTCCATTAAATCTCGGCGATTCTTTAACAATAATACTATTCAGACAAGAACCGTGTAAGCTCTCTCATgatataaaatgcatttttgtTGTTGTCGACAGTTAACCCGAAAGTCCTATTCCTATATGAAGAAGCCAATTCTAACGATTTTTCCTGGATTATTGTTAAAGAATTGCAGCAAGAGCTCATATCCGCGGTATATACACATCATAATCTATCATTGGTAATTTTTTGAGGTCGAAATATCATTTTCTCGCCGAGATTTAATGGAGCAACGGGACCGTAGTTTTTCTCCGattactatatatattatatagaagtTGACTATAGCGATATGCTCGAGGGCCCTTAAGAGTGATTTTTTCCATCTTCTTAATATGTGAGTTTTTATTTCCTCTGCCGGGTGTTCGTAATTTTTAACtgctattaattttataatacttaTTACGTACACATACTTCTATGTGATCGCGCGCGATGCGAACAAAACTAAAGTTCTTGGTGTACCTAAATTGcacgaaaagaaaaatgtgatgagagtaaaaatattttgtattttcgagaactaaaaatatatttgtttaacatcgtaaaaataaatttcatggTCTGCCTCGCGATAAGCTTTTGTTATCGAGccctttatttttattgcgaAATTACCAAAATGTTTTAACTACTTTTATAAGATATGAAATCTGTGAACCAACTCATAAACACCTCGCGATCCCTCAGCTCTGTCTCAAGCTTTTCAAGGAGTTTAGCGCATTAATAAACATTATCTTAAATCGTAAAGTCTCCATAATATGTCCGAGTTTTTATTCAGTGATTTTCACCCTGGAAGAATCGACGGGTTTTTTTTACACCGTGTATTGTGCTCTTGATACGTAGAAGAAGCTTACGTGAATTATTACAATACTGTCGCATAAGAGCGTGGAAATTCGATATATTTCTCGTCGAGTcaaagcgcgcgcgtttatGTTTTCATTATAGTGTGTATGTTTTTTTCCACCTCGACGACGCAATCTTACATAGTTAAAAgtaaatcaagtttatttttacacTCATCTACAGTCGGTGCTTGATTGATTGGCGGATTTTTACAAACTGAACGTgtatttatattcattttttttcgattacaCATTAGTCTGGTCTTCCATATATTTGACCATTTGCTGGTTATAGGGTCTATACAATGTTTATTCCGTCgttattttatacatttatactCTCTTTTCTGCTTCTCACGCAAACTGACTTTATCAGTCACTTTGACAACTGGTTTATGCTTTTCAATATCTCACAAACAAATTATTCATGATTACTCATAATTCAATACGTATtcgtataatttaataacaaaatgGCAAGAAAAAACTTTGCTgcgaaagaagaaaatatttgATCAGAATCAACGAAAATCCTTCGCCTTTCAATCGTACATTTAAAAATCTCGCAGTATTAATTACATGTTTCAGCTTATAGtatattatcattttttcataGCGCAAGTTGCGCCATCACCTTCCAtgtttactttatttattttcagttaTAATAATTACGATCATAGTATATAACCTACGTCTTCATTTCTCTTGAGTAAAAAAGCCCCTTGTCCTCGTCTTTTTAATCAATTCTAGGTAGCGAGTTAAGAGATATGGTCaactatatataggtataaagCACGTTCTAATCGAGCGCGCCAAATTTTTatcttattaatttttttcaaaaaaatttattgaaattggcAATTGTAAAAAgattgtatgtgtatgtatgtttgATATCTACGTGTTTTGTTTATGTATTTTCTTACATAATCTTTTTCTCACGTTTGAAATCGATTGAAAGTATGGCGTAAAGCGTATGGCTTTATATGTTTTAGCATCATCATCTTAATTGTgttcttatattttttatctttgaCGAATAAAATTGATGAATTGGGTGgt
The sequence above is drawn from the Nasonia vitripennis strain AsymCx chromosome 4, Nvit_psr_1.1, whole genome shotgun sequence genome and encodes:
- the LOC100120959 gene encoding probable glutamate--tRNA ligase, mitochondrial, with translation MHRNMLRSTWNCQVTVRRFYKKSHCRVRFAPSPTGYLHLGGLRTALYNYLFARSQNGTFILRIEDTDQTRVVPGAMEQLHDDLIWAGIIPDEDPIREGPFGPYIQSRRIDIYKEQVKLLLNNGSAYKCFCSERRLEILRKAAVKERQTPKYDNRCRHLTDQEVKDKLKRGEQYCIRFKLTPTPEPFKDLIYGDIIYDAQNEGDPVILKSDGFPTYHFANVVDDHFMEITHVLRGVEWQISTPKHLLLYKAFGWSPPQYAHLPLIMNSDNTKLSKRQNDIRVEHYRKDGIFPLALVNYITAAGGGFVHDKGLSHCYTYQELIKQFYIHKVNVNSSKLNPDKLLEYNRLEISNLLNNEKNHKFLVEKIITMIKQTFPDRASDGTLHLDHAYIITTLRWAQNRISRLSDLVNADMKFLWIKPAKQEHCIDLKYLEMVDMLTKKLESLDDNSFCQESLKTYLKEFAINNNVPFPAFMKTLRSLLSGLKEGPGVAEMMEILGRDATLNRLKRNAS
- the LOC116417202 gene encoding trafficking protein particle complex subunit 11-like; this translates as MVATERATALCAACELPAKTLYFLPYADHLLGYTFRLEHILYNLAQSFYHQEYRIVKSHREQLNKTAHRYLFARHQFKMAF
- the LOC100120984 gene encoding tetratricopeptide repeat protein 1, which encodes MEYKSPAKGPSNEEVIKELTKDLEKSCVREECVNKDREQPYDINNDDDKTKEDDDCSSKACEVDEIQNDLEEDEYFVDEVALKDRDLELTEEQRQELKIQSEHLKSKGNSLFREGEYVNATFTYTEGLRTCPLIFEKERAILFANRAAAKAKFMPDKISAIADCTKAIELDPVYVKAYLRRAHFYEEADKLDEALADYKKVLTFDPAHTESICAIKKLEPMIQERNEKLKEEMLSKLKDLGNMILRPFGLSTNNFQMQKDESSGGYSVKFNQNPT